One stretch of Candidatus Paceibacterota bacterium DNA includes these proteins:
- a CDS encoding four helix bundle protein — MVIIKEKEVYSLWLNILRNFPRVERFGIGYRLDQSLLSLLEYTLNSAYLPTVEKIIALRKTISKLDAVKFFVQLAWENKLIPTEKHSELSVKLEEIGRMLGGWKKGLETKLPAK; from the coding sequence GTGGTAATTATAAAAGAAAAAGAGGTTTATTCTCTCTGGCTCAATATTTTAAGGAACTTCCCTAGGGTCGAAAGGTTCGGAATCGGTTATAGATTAGACCAGAGTCTCTTATCTCTCCTGGAATACACTCTAAATTCAGCTTATCTGCCAACAGTAGAGAAAATTATAGCACTTAGGAAGACGATCTCAAAACTCGATGCAGTAAAATTCTTCGTGCAACTAGCTTGGGAGAATAAACTCATACCGACAGAAAAACATTCTGAACTGTCAGTGAAACTTGAAGAGATAGGTCGAATGCTCGGAGGATGGAAGAAAGGCTTGGAAACAAAACTCCCCGCGAAGTAA
- a CDS encoding GIY-YIG nuclease family protein, whose translation MYYCYIIQSLKDKTFYIGSTSDIKRRITEHNNSKATYSSTKAPFKLVWYGAFENKTKSQEFERYLKSSSGFAFRNKRLI comes from the coding sequence ATGTACTACTGTTATATAATTCAAAGTTTAAAAGATAAAACTTTTTATATTGGTTCAACATCGGATATAAAAAGAAGAATTACTGAACATAATAATAGTAAGGCCACATACTCCTCCACAAAGGCTCCATTTAAATTAGTTTGGTATGGAGCTTTTGAAAACAAAACCAAATCACAAGAATTTGAGAGGTATCTAAAATCCAGTTCAGGATTTGCTTTTAGAAACAAAAGATTGATTTGA
- a CDS encoding reverse transcriptase/maturase family protein: MKNKIIISYLDIISVQNLYEAWEEFLPGKKKKEDVAEFALNLSSNILKLHSDLVNRNYTHGAYKAFNISDPKPRNIHKASVRDRLLHHAIYKILYPYFDRLFIFDSYSCRVAKGTHKAIERFKKFGNQVSKSNTKTCWVLKCDIRKFFASINHKILLDILKKYIKDREIIWLLERIILSFFSTKVGVGLPLGNLTSQLLVNIYMNEFDQYIKHILKIRHYIRYADDFVFLDTDKDRLLELIPRTADFLDEHLKLQIHPDKLFIRTLASGLDFLGWVHFPKYRVLRTVTKRRMFKRIKEVEWNKETVGSYLGMLRWGDNYNLEQIIEDEKSLH, translated from the coding sequence ATGAAAAATAAAATAATCATCTCTTATCTAGATATTATATCAGTTCAAAATCTTTACGAAGCATGGGAAGAATTTCTGCCCGGAAAAAAGAAGAAAGAAGATGTGGCAGAATTTGCATTAAATTTGTCTAGTAATATTTTAAAATTGCATTCCGATCTAGTTAATAGAAATTATACCCATGGAGCTTACAAAGCTTTTAACATTTCTGACCCAAAACCTCGTAATATTCATAAAGCCTCTGTTCGCGATCGGCTCTTGCACCATGCTATTTATAAAATCCTGTACCCATACTTCGATAGGCTTTTTATTTTTGACTCATATTCCTGTCGTGTGGCTAAAGGAACACACAAAGCCATAGAAAGATTTAAAAAATTTGGAAACCAAGTCTCCAAGAGCAATACCAAAACTTGTTGGGTTTTGAAGTGTGACATACGAAAATTTTTTGCAAGTATAAATCATAAGATTTTGCTAGACATTTTAAAAAAATATATAAAAGACCGAGAAATCATTTGGCTTCTAGAAAGAATTATATTAAGTTTCTTTTCAACAAAGGTTGGGGTCGGTTTACCTCTGGGCAATCTTACGTCTCAACTTTTGGTGAATATTTATATGAATGAATTTGATCAATATATAAAACATATATTAAAAATTCGACATTATATACGTTATGCCGATGATTTTGTTTTTCTTGATACTGATAAGGATCGGCTTTTGGAACTTATTCCTAGGACAGCTGATTTTCTAGACGAGCACCTCAAACTACAAATTCATCCTGACAAACTGTTTATCCGAACTCTTGCTTCTGGCTTGGATTTTCTCGGCTGGGTACATTTTCCGAAATATCGAGTATTGCGGACCGTAACAAAAAGGAGAATGTTCAAAAGAATAAAAGAAGTAGAGTGGAATAAAGAGACGGTAGGTTCTTATCTTGGGATGCTAAGATGGGGGGA
- the ruvX gene encoding Holliday junction resolvase RuvX codes for MRYLGIDYGSKRIGLSISDEEGRMAFPHSVVENDSHALENISNIIIGNAVDTVVVGESKNFKGEANEIQKSIDKFAKALEAKEMELDIVFEPEFMTSSQAEKIQGKNNMLDASAATIILQSFLDRKLSN; via the coding sequence ATGCGATATCTCGGAATTGACTATGGCAGTAAAAGAATAGGGCTCTCTATTTCAGATGAAGAGGGCAGGATGGCTTTCCCTCACTCGGTGGTGGAAAACGACTCGCATGCTCTAGAAAATATATCAAATATTATTATTGGTAACGCAGTGGACACGGTGGTAGTAGGGGAATCAAAAAATTTCAAAGGAGAAGCAAATGAAATACAAAAGAGTATCGATAAGTTTGCTAAAGCTTTGGAAGCGAAAGAAATGGAACTTGATATCGTTTTCGAACCAGAATTTATGACTAGTAGCCAAGCGGAAAAAATACAGGGCAAAAATAATATGCTCGATGCCTCGGCGGCCACTATAATTTTACAAAGCTTCCTGGACAGAAAACTCTCTAACTAG
- a CDS encoding RluA family pseudouridine synthase, with protein MQPEIIYEDESIVAVNKPSGLLVHPASSTERPDAISKEETLSDWVLAKYPGTAEVGEPIILKTGEIIKRPGIVHRLDKETSGVILIAKTEEAFQHLKSQFKNRQIEKTYRAFVWGNFKELEGEINKPIGRSVSDFRKKSAGRGATGLQREALTLYKVIAQNNENAYLEVYPKTGRTHQIRVHLQSISRPVVGDTLYAPKLPLALGFERLALHALSVKFLDLSGKEISVLAPLPQDFKEAEACFLDNK; from the coding sequence ATGCAACCGGAAATAATCTATGAAGATGAAAGTATCGTGGCTGTAAATAAGCCTTCTGGACTCTTGGTCCATCCTGCTTCATCTACAGAAAGGCCGGACGCTATTTCTAAAGAAGAAACTCTTTCTGATTGGGTATTGGCAAAATATCCTGGAACGGCTGAAGTGGGTGAGCCGATTATTTTAAAAACAGGAGAAATCATAAAAAGGCCGGGTATCGTGCATCGGTTGGACAAAGAGACGAGCGGTGTTATCCTCATCGCTAAAACAGAGGAAGCTTTCCAGCATTTGAAATCGCAATTTAAAAACAGGCAAATAGAAAAAACATATCGGGCTTTTGTGTGGGGGAATTTTAAAGAGCTCGAGGGAGAAATAAATAAACCTATTGGTCGAAGCGTTTCTGATTTTAGAAAGAAGTCGGCTGGCCGCGGAGCTACTGGCTTACAAAGAGAAGCTCTTACTTTATACAAAGTCATAGCTCAAAATAATGAGAATGCCTATTTGGAAGTGTATCCTAAAACGGGACGCACTCATCAGATAAGGGTACATTTGCAGTCGATAAGCCGGCCTGTTGTCGGTGATACTCTCTATGCTCCGAAACTGCCTCTAGCTTTGGGCTTCGAGCGCCTTGCTTTGCATGCTCTTTCAGTCAAGTTCCTCGACCTTTCTGGGAAAGAAATCTCTGTCTTAGCTCCTCTGCCCCAGGATTTTAAAGAGGCGGAAGCTTGCTTTTTAGACAACAAATGA